One bacterium genomic window carries:
- the clpS gene encoding ATP-dependent Clp protease adapter ClpS — protein MSPIIRRPAGSPAATIAPERIDVPEVDDRAVHDRGWNVVVWNDPVNLMSYVVLVFRRIFGYSEEKATRLMLEVHHEGRSIVSTAPREKAEIDCYTLHRYALWATIERA, from the coding sequence ATGAGCCCGATCATCAGGAGGCCCGCGGGGTCGCCGGCTGCCACGATCGCGCCCGAGCGGATCGATGTACCGGAGGTGGACGATCGAGCCGTCCATGATCGTGGTTGGAACGTGGTCGTCTGGAACGACCCCGTGAACCTCATGTCCTACGTGGTGCTCGTGTTCCGCCGGATCTTCGGCTACTCGGAGGAGAAAGCGACCCGGCTGATGCTCGAGGTGCACCACGAGGGCCGCTCGATCGTCAGCACGGCGCCGCGCGAGAAGGCGGAGATCGACTGCTACACCCTGCATCGCTACGCGTTGTGGGCGACCATCGAACGGGCGTGA
- a CDS encoding DUF2017 family protein, with protein sequence MPRFKVSADRIEMRPVGDDLIALSLMQETLASVGEQPDDPAVGRLSVAAYPDDGDAQSEYERLMNPELDRQRRMDRDAVASVLKAAESGSVDLTPPEAEALLMVLNEARLALGARLGIVEDGWGSDERRTSDPVALLLRYLTAYQDDLIRALSSF encoded by the coding sequence ATGCCACGCTTCAAGGTATCGGCGGATCGCATCGAGATGCGTCCCGTGGGAGACGACCTGATCGCCCTTTCCCTGATGCAGGAGACGCTCGCGTCGGTGGGCGAGCAGCCTGACGACCCGGCGGTCGGGCGGCTGTCGGTGGCGGCGTATCCGGATGATGGGGACGCTCAGTCCGAGTACGAACGGCTCATGAATCCGGAGTTGGATCGCCAGCGACGCATGGACCGGGACGCGGTGGCTTCCGTCCTCAAGGCGGCCGAGAGCGGGAGTGTGGACCTCACCCCTCCGGAGGCGGAAGCGCTGTTGATGGTTCTCAACGAGGCTCGCCTGGCCCTCGGCGCCCGGTTGGGGATCGTGGAGGATGGCTGGGGGTCCGACGAGAGGCGAACGTCCGATCCGGTCGCGTTGCTACTTCGTTACCTGACCGCCTACCAGGACGATCTCATCCGGGCGCTTTCTAGTTTCTAG
- a CDS encoding LLM class flavin-dependent oxidoreductase, with protein MTRATRYGICTDQSLPYRTLVDRWKYYEELGFDSIWDCDHFNRPSNPSDPYFEGWTLLAALAAETDRIRVGVLVASNTFRHPALVAQQAITIDHISGGRLELGLGAGWFEAEHEQFGIPLEDPPVRVAKFKEAVEVIDSLVRGRTTTYDGRYYRLRDAQLRPPPLQSPRPPLTLGAHRPRMLRICAEFADRWNSHGTVGEMAERNRLLDEACLEIGRDPSEITRSLYAWIPSLTTVGMPDPWTGPEAFAEVVGRYSEVGVNEFIFDQPRADQLGNAEAIAARVLR; from the coding sequence GTGACCAGGGCCACTCGTTACGGGATCTGTACCGATCAGTCGCTGCCCTATCGCACTCTCGTGGACCGGTGGAAGTACTACGAGGAGCTGGGGTTCGACAGCATCTGGGATTGTGACCACTTCAACCGGCCCAGCAATCCCTCCGATCCCTACTTCGAGGGGTGGACTCTTCTGGCTGCGCTCGCCGCGGAGACCGACCGGATCAGGGTCGGCGTGCTCGTGGCCAGCAACACCTTCCGGCATCCGGCGCTGGTGGCGCAGCAGGCCATCACCATCGACCACATCTCGGGCGGGCGCCTGGAACTGGGCCTCGGGGCAGGGTGGTTCGAGGCCGAACACGAGCAGTTCGGCATACCGTTGGAGGACCCGCCGGTCCGGGTAGCCAAGTTCAAGGAGGCGGTCGAGGTGATCGACTCCCTTGTCCGCGGCCGCACCACGACCTACGACGGCCGGTATTACCGGCTCCGGGACGCGCAGCTGCGACCGCCTCCGCTCCAGTCACCCCGGCCCCCTCTGACACTGGGCGCCCACCGGCCCCGCATGTTGCGGATATGCGCCGAATTCGCCGATCGCTGGAACTCGCACGGCACGGTCGGCGAGATGGCCGAGCGCAACCGTTTGCTCGACGAGGCCTGCCTGGAGATCGGGCGGGATCCGAGCGAGATCACCAGGTCCCTCTACGCGTGGATACCCAGCCTGACGACCGTGGGGATGCCGGATCCGTGGACAGGGCCGGAGGCTTTCGCGGAGGTGGTGGGCCGTTACTCGGAGGTCGGGGTGAACGAGTTCATCTTCGATCAGCCCCGCGCCGACCAGCTGGGGAATGCGGAGGCGATCGCTGCCCGGGTTCTTCGGTAA
- a CDS encoding (2Fe-2S)-binding protein: MKVSMSVNGRQVSGEAEPRTLLVHFLRETLGLTGTHVGCESSYCGACTISLDGKAVLSCTMLAAQADGADITTVEGLASNGELHPVQEGFWERHGLQCGFCTPGMIMSAVTLLEENDNPSEEEIRRGIEGNLCRCTGYHNIVRAIEYAGAKMRGEEPAPAEWENA, from the coding sequence ATGAAGGTGTCCATGTCAGTCAATGGAAGGCAGGTCTCCGGGGAAGCCGAACCACGCACGCTGCTGGTTCACTTCCTACGGGAGACCCTGGGGTTGACGGGCACGCACGTGGGATGCGAGTCGTCCTACTGCGGTGCCTGCACCATCAGCCTGGACGGCAAGGCCGTGCTCTCCTGCACCATGCTGGCCGCCCAAGCCGATGGTGCGGATATCACCACCGTCGAGGGTCTGGCCAGCAACGGCGAACTGCATCCGGTCCAGGAGGGCTTCTGGGAGCGCCACGGCCTCCAGTGCGGCTTCTGCACCCCCGGGATGATCATGTCGGCCGTCACCCTCCTCGAGGAGAACGACAACCCCTCAGAAGAGGAGATCCGGCGCGGCATCGAGGGCAACCTGTGCCGTTGCACCGGGTACCACAACATCGTGCGGGCAATCGAGTACGCCGGCGCCAAGATGCGCGGTGAAGAGCCCGCCCCGGCCGAATGGGAGAACGCATGA